GATCAGCGCGCCCACCGCGCAGACCGCGGTCATCGAGGCGGCGATGCGCACGACCTCGCCGCCCGCGCTCGGGGCCTTGCCCGGAACCGCCGGGCCGCCGGTCTTCACGTCGGGGCCGGTCACGACGGCGCTCCCGCGAACACCGGCCGCGCCGGCTTGAACCAGAGGTTCAGGGCGGGCACGAGCGCGTTGGCGAGGAGGATCGCGTAGCAGATCCCCTCGGGATAGCCGCCGTAGATCCGGATCACGCCGGTCAGGGCGCCGATCACCAGGCCGAACACGATCTGGCCGTTCCGCGTCGTCGGCGACGTGACGTAGTCGGTCGCCATGAAGAGCGCGCCGAGCCAGAGCCCGCCCGAGAGAAGATGCAGGTCCACGTGCCCGGTCGGGGCGGTCACCAGCGCGACGCCGGCGACGACCGCGAGCGGGATGGTGAGCGAGATGATCCGGCGCAGGAGCAGCACCGCGCCTCCCGCCAACAGGAGGAGCACCGACGTCTCGCCGATCGACCCCGGGCGGATCCCCAGGAAGAGCCCGGCGAGGGGCGACTCGGGGCCGCCGGCCAGCTTGAGGGCGGCGTCGATGCCGCGCTCGCGCAGCGCGGCGAGCGGCGTCGCCGTCGTCACCGCGTCCACGTGGGAGATCCACTTCGCGGGGGGCGACCAGCCGGCCGTCATCGGAAGCGGGAACGTCGCCATGAGGAACGCGCGTCCGATGAGCGCCGGATTGAACAGGTTGTAGCCCAGCCCGCCGAAGATCATCTTCCCGAAAAGAATCGCGAACACCGCGCCGAGGAAGGCGGCCGGCGCGGGAAGCCGGGGCGGCAGCGTCATCGCGAGGAGAAGACCGGTGCAGACGGCACTCCCGTCCCGGACCGACGTGCGCGCGTGCATCATCCGCCCGGCACCCCACTCGGCGGCCACGGCGCCCAGGATCGAGGCCCCGATCACCGCAAGGGCCGGGAAGCCGAACATCAAGGCGCCCCACGCCGCCGCGGGAAGGAGTGCGGCGTTCACGGTCCACATGATGGTCGCCGTCGATTCCGACGTCCGGACATGCGGACCGGGGGCGAGGACGAACGTGCTCGGAGCGGGCACGGCCGCCGGTTCGCTCATGTCGTCACCCGCACGCTGGTCGCGCGCCGCAGGGACGACTTCGCGACCTGCATGAACTGGAGGAGCGGCCTGCCCGAGGGGCAGACGTAGGTGCAGCAGCCGCACTCGTAGCACTCCCGTGCGCCAAAGGGCTCGGTGTCGAGCACCTTCCCCGCCTCGACCCGCACCGACACCTGGTCCGGCTCGAGGCCGAGCGGGCAGGCGTCCACGCAGCGGCTGCACTGGATGCAGGGCCCGTAGCCCATCTCGAACGGCCCGCGCCCGGTCAGCGCCAGGAGCCCGTTCATCCCCTTCGTGATCGGAAGGTCGAGCCGCGGGAGCGCGCGTCCCATCATCGGCCCTCCCGCGATCAGGCGGGTCGTGTCCACGCGAAGCCCGCCGCAGAACTCGACCACCCGCTCGAGAAGGGTCCCCAGCGGCACGCGAACGTTCCGCGGGTAGACGATCCCCGGCCCCGTCACGGTGACGACGCGGTCGAGGAGCGGCTTCCGGTAGCGCAGCGCCTGGTAGACGGCGTGCGCCGTGGCGACGTTCTGGACGACGACGCCGACCGCGAGGGGGAGGGCGCGCGGCGGGATGGCGCGGCCGGTGAGCGCTGCCACCAGCTGGCGCTCCGCCCCCTGCGGATAACGGACTTCGCACGGCACCACGTCGAAGGAGTAGCCCTCGTGCGGGACGCGCTTGGCGGCCTCGCGCAGGGCGAGGACCGCGGGCATCTTGTCGGCCTCGATCCCGACGAGCACGCGGCGCACGCCGACGATGTGCGCCATCGCGAGCGCGCCCTCGACGATCGCCTCGGGCTCGGCCAGCATCAGGCGGTAGTCGGAGGTGAGGTAGGGCTCGCACTCCGCGCCGTTCAGCACGAACGTATCGACCCGCACGCCCTCGGGCAGCGTGAGCTTGCGATAGGTCGGAAACGCCGCGCCCCCCAGGCCCACGATTCCCGCCTCGCGGATGCGCTCGAGCGCCCCACCGGTGCCCAGCTCGCGCCAGCCCGGGTCCTCGGGGAACTCCAGCTCCTCGTCGCTCTCGCGCGCGATCACGATCGCCTCCGCGGAGACCAGGGTCGGGTGCGGCCGCTTGTCGATCGGCTTCACCTTCCCGGAGATCGTCGCGTGCAGGGGAACGCCGCTCGGCCCCGCCTCGGCGATCTTCTGTCCGCGAACGACGCGATCGTTCTTCTTCACGATCGGGACCGAGGGATCGCCCAGGTGCTGCAGCAGCGGGAGCCAGACTTCGGACGGCAGCGGATCGATCGGCTCGATCCCCCGCTCGGCGGTGTCCCGCTTGTGGGGATCGGGGTGGATGCCCCCGCGGCCGAAGGTCTTGAGCTCGGGCATGCGCGCTATCCCAGGAAGAAGCTCTCCTGGATCTCGGAGAATCCGTGGAATCCCGAGGGGCCCAGGAGGTAGGCGACGCTGGAGTGGACGTCCGACTCGAGACCGGTCTTCGCGACCACCGTCGCGCTCCTGTGGCCGCCCGAGGGGCGGCCGCGGCGCGCGTCCAGGTGATGGCCGATCTCGACGTTGCCAAGGCGATGATGCTGCTCCCGGTCGTTGCTCGTCGCGACGGCGCGGTCCCGCAGCGTGAGCACGCGCTCGATGCGGCCCGACTCCGGATGCGGGATCCCCACCGACCATCCCGCCGCATCGTCGTCGGGCGCGCCCAGCGCGTAGATGTTCCCGCCGAGGTCCACGAGCGCCGACGCGACCCCTTCGGCGCGGATGGCGTCCACCGCGCGGTCCAGCGCCCAGCCCTTGCCGATCGAGCCCAGGTCCAGGGCAACGCCCTCGCGCGCCAGTCCCAGCG
This DNA window, taken from Candidatus Binatia bacterium, encodes the following:
- the rsxC gene encoding electron transport complex subunit RsxC translates to MPELKTFGRGGIHPDPHKRDTAERGIEPIDPLPSEVWLPLLQHLGDPSVPIVKKNDRVVRGQKIAEAGPSGVPLHATISGKVKPIDKRPHPTLVSAEAIVIARESDEELEFPEDPGWRELGTGGALERIREAGIVGLGGAAFPTYRKLTLPEGVRVDTFVLNGAECEPYLTSDYRLMLAEPEAIVEGALAMAHIVGVRRVLVGIEADKMPAVLALREAAKRVPHEGYSFDVVPCEVRYPQGAERQLVAALTGRAIPPRALPLAVGVVVQNVATAHAVYQALRYRKPLLDRVVTVTGPGIVYPRNVRVPLGTLLERVVEFCGGLRVDTTRLIAGGPMMGRALPRLDLPITKGMNGLLALTGRGPFEMGYGPCIQCSRCVDACPLGLEPDQVSVRVEAGKVLDTEPFGARECYECGCCTYVCPSGRPLLQFMQVAKSSLRRATSVRVTT
- a CDS encoding RnfABCDGE type electron transport complex subunit D gives rise to the protein MSEPAAVPAPSTFVLAPGPHVRTSESTATIMWTVNAALLPAAAWGALMFGFPALAVIGASILGAVAAEWGAGRMMHARTSVRDGSAVCTGLLLAMTLPPRLPAPAAFLGAVFAILFGKMIFGGLGYNLFNPALIGRAFLMATFPLPMTAGWSPPAKWISHVDAVTTATPLAALRERGIDAALKLAGGPESPLAGLFLGIRPGSIGETSVLLLLAGGAVLLLRRIISLTIPLAVVAGVALVTAPTGHVDLHLLSGGLWLGALFMATDYVTSPTTRNGQIVFGLVIGALTGVIRIYGGYPEGICYAILLANALVPALNLWFKPARPVFAGAPS